The Deltaproteobacteria bacterium genome includes the window TTTTCCACGGCCTGACCGAGTGCGGAACGCACTCCGTCGTGTGCATACATCCTGTTCGGAAGAAGGAAATAGATCTTTTTGGATTCCATGGGGTTCTCTCCTAAAGGACAATGTACTTGCCGCACTCTTCGAGCATGGCCCCGTGATAGGCCTGGGTCCTCATCTGCTTCGGGACGAGTCCGCGAGGGACGTCCTTTGCGTAGTCGTAGCCCTCGCAGGTGTAACTGTCAGCGCAGATGGCAAGGTTTTCGACGTCGCAGAGATTGGCAAGTATCGAGAAAGATGGGTGCTTGGTCAGGTGGACGGCTTTGAAGGTGAAAAAGATCATGACCTTTTTCCCCGCCCTTACCGCCGCCTGGGTTATGCCCAGGACGTGATCCATGTGTTGCGGGGACGTCACGAATATTCCCAGTTTGTTCGGGTCAGCAGACATATTTATGGTTCCTCCGTTCGGATTTGGTGGCGCTCTGCATGTTCTCGATGCGTGAAAGACCAGGAATACCTTTTCTCGCTATTTCTTCTTTACGTAGAAGCGGATGAATCCCGAATCTTCTTTCTCTCCTAGGTACTCGTGACCCGCACGTGAGCACCATCCGGGGATGTCGTTTCGGGAACCGGGGTCTGTCCCGAGGATCTCGAGGATCTCGCCGGACTTGATCTTCTCGATCTCCTTTTTCGTACGCAGCAAGGGCATGGGACAGCTTAGCCCTTTTGCATCGAGGGTGCGGGCAACCTTAAGTCCGTCTGGCGCAATCTTTGTGTCGCTCATGATTCCTCCTCTGGAGATGGTGTGGTTTGTGGTTATGTCCTACATTTCTATGACAAATTTGTTAGATTCCTCGTTCCAGTCGATGACGATGTACCAGATGAGCATGACGGCTATTACAATAAAGATAGAGCCCCCGTATCCGAAGATGTCCGGCAGATATACGGGCTGACCGAGCTTTTCCATGAATCCTGTCTCCTCGAACCAGTAGCGCATGAGGGAGTTGGTCAAGGCAAAGGAGATGATCACGACCCAGAGCTTTATCTGGCCCTCGGCCACGCGCCAGAGGGAGCCGCTTCCGCATCCGCCCGCAACCACCATGGCCGCCCCGAAGATGAAGCCTCCCACAAGGGAACCCCACCAGAACGCGGGAACGACATAGGCGTCTTCGGGTCGAAGCTCCATGTATTTCATGATGGCGATACCGATTGTCCCGAGGATGACGCTGACAGCCACGGCCTTGCCCATGGCGGCCTCACCCGTCATGAAGGGTTCGCGGAAGCCGTTCACCATGCAGAGCCGGCTTCGGTGAAAGACAAAGCCGATTCCAGCCCCGATCAAAAGATATCCGGCCATGAGTTCCGCGTCTTCCATATCGGAATATCCGTAGGCATAGGCCCATGCAATGAGTCCAAATATGCCGAGGATGCCAAATACAGGCGGGATGTTGCCGAGAAATGTCGGCCCTGCAGGGCCGGGGCTGAGGTGCTCCATCTCCCAGTATAGGTATTTGAGCCCGACTATGACACCGGCGATGAGGCCGACCATCATGGTGAGGCCGTTTGCGGCGAGGTTGTGGAGGGCGCTGTAGAACCCGCCCACGTTGCACCCGTAGGCAAGTGTCGAGCCGATACCCATGAATATGCCGGCGATGAGCCCTTTCCAGAGTTCAAGGACCGGTGGTACGCGAAAGGCGAATTCACGGGCCACGACTGCGGATATCCATGCACCTGCCAGAAGCCCTAGGTTCATGACGGAAGAGGAGTAGTAAAGCGGGTGTGGCGGTTCCTCATCAAATATTCCGACCGCATAAAAGAGCCAGTCGGCCCAGTTCCTGATCCCACCGACGATTCCCCATGGACGTTGCCATGCGAACATGAAGATCGCAAGAAGGGCGAGCAGGATCCCACCCGTCATAGGAGACCATGTCTTCTTGAAAAAGGAATCGTAGATCTCGTTGACCTTCTCTCCGATGGTGCTCATTGCTCCTCCTGTGTCCCTTCTCTTTTCCGGCCCTTCTCCCCAGAAGGTTGCAGGCCGACGACATTGACGATAAGAACTGGAGACGATATGGATTCGTATCCGCGAATTGATGAAAGGTCGTACCAAAATTCACGTACACTGTCAAGAATTTCATGAATGTCCATTCATTTAGGGGAAGCCCGGTTTATGGGGTGTCTGTGGTGCGAGGGCCTAATATTCCACGAATTCAACACAATTTTTTCGACGGGGTTACTGACATGTCTGGAAAGGTGCTTTTCCTGATGGCAGTCTGTGTCGTCTGCGCGGCAGTGCTTTCTCCGGTTTCCGTCTGGGCCCGCGAACTCTTCCCAGGTCTTTACAAGACGGTCCTTCCCAATGGACTTACGGGGATCGTCAAGGTCAACAGACGTGCCCCGGTTGCAGCGGTCCAGATCTGGGTCAAGGCCGGCAGCTCCTACGAGACCGAACGGGAGGCCGGGATCACCCACCTCATCGAGCACATGATCTTCAAGGGGACAGAGAAACGCGGCCCTGGCATGATAGCGCGGGAGATCGAGTCCGTGGGCGGGTCTGTCAATGCATATACCTCCCTTGACTACACGGTCTATCACTGTGAGGTCCCGAGCGTGTCTCTCGATCTTGCCCTTGATGTCCTTTCCGACGCGGTCTTCCATTCGACCTTTGACCCGGACGAACTCGAGCGGGAGAAAAAGGTAGTCCTCGAGGAGATCAGGATGCGGGAGGACAGGCCCCAATCCCGTCTCTCCCGCGTCCTTATGGAGAATTCCTACGTACGCCATCCCTATCGCTGGCCGGTCATCGGATTTCCCGAGACCGTGAGGGCCTTCACCCGCCATGACATCCTTTCCTATATGAAGAGACGCTACACGCCCGCAAATATCTCCGTCGTGGTCTCGGGAGACGTGGACCCTGAGGCAGCCATGAAAAGGATCGAAGACGTCTTTGGCGGAATCCCCGCGGCTGAGACGATAGAACAGGTCTTTTCCGAGGAGCCGCCCCAGGAGGCACCGCGCTGCAAGGAAGAAGTGATGGAGATCAGCGAGGGTCATCTCGCCCTGGCCTTTACGGGAATCCCAAGTTTTGCCGACCCGCGCGTCCCGGCCCTTGACGTCCTCGCTGCTATTCTCGGCGGGGCGGAAAGCTCCCGCCTGACCCTTTCCCTCAAGGACCGGCTCCAGATCGTCCATTCGATCCATGCCTCATCCTTCACGCCGATGGGCCCTGGACTCTTTGAGGTGGTTTCGACCCTCGATCCCCAAAGGACCCGCGAGGCCGTTTTTCATATCCTTCAGGTCCTTTATGAGCTGAAATACAGACCTGTTTCCGAGGAAGAGCTCGAGAGGGCAAAGATCCTTATCGAATCGGATTTCCTCTACAGTCAGGAGACCATGGATGGAGAGGCCCGAAAGGCCGGGATGTTCGAGACCCTCACCGGCGACCCTGCGAGGGAGTTTTTCTACCTCGCCAAGGTCCGTGCCGTAACACCCGAGGACGTCAAGCGTGCAGCAGAGACCTTTTTCGGCCTGCAAAATTTCACCGTCTCCCTGGTCATGCCCGCGGGAAAACAGGTCGCCTTGTCTGTCGAGGAGCTGACGGACGCAGCCATTCGGGCCGACGCCGAGGCGCGCAAGGCCGCAGGCCCTCAAACAGGCGCCGATCGGACGCGGATCCACCGCGAGGTCCTCGCAAACGGCCTTACTGTCCTTGTGCAAGAGGCCCCTGAGGTCCCGACCGTCTCTGTCCAGCTCGTTTTTCCTGGCGGTGTGCGATACGAGACACCTGAGACGAACGGGATCTACACATTCCTTGCCGCAGCGTGGACCAAGGGCACCACGACCCTTAGCGCCCAGGAATTTTCCGAGGCAATCGAGGACTTGGGGGGGAAGATCGAGGGCTTTTCCGGCCAGAACACCTTCGGGCTCCAGGGGTCTTTCCTGAGCA containing:
- a CDS encoding sulfurtransferase TusA family protein, giving the protein MSDTKIAPDGLKVARTLDAKGLSCPMPLLRTKKEIEKIKSGEILEILGTDPGSRNDIPGWCSRAGHEYLGEKEDSGFIRFYVKKK
- a CDS encoding YeeE/YedE family protein, which encodes MSTIGEKVNEIYDSFFKKTWSPMTGGILLALLAIFMFAWQRPWGIVGGIRNWADWLFYAVGIFDEEPPHPLYYSSSVMNLGLLAGAWISAVVAREFAFRVPPVLELWKGLIAGIFMGIGSTLAYGCNVGGFYSALHNLAANGLTMMVGLIAGVIVGLKYLYWEMEHLSPGPAGPTFLGNIPPVFGILGIFGLIAWAYAYGYSDMEDAELMAGYLLIGAGIGFVFHRSRLCMVNGFREPFMTGEAAMGKAVAVSVILGTIGIAIMKYMELRPEDAYVVPAFWWGSLVGGFIFGAAMVVAGGCGSGSLWRVAEGQIKLWVVIISFALTNSLMRYWFEETGFMEKLGQPVYLPDIFGYGGSIFIVIAVMLIWYIVIDWNEESNKFVIEM
- a CDS encoding insulinase family protein, which codes for MSGKVLFLMAVCVVCAAVLSPVSVWARELFPGLYKTVLPNGLTGIVKVNRRAPVAAVQIWVKAGSSYETEREAGITHLIEHMIFKGTEKRGPGMIAREIESVGGSVNAYTSLDYTVYHCEVPSVSLDLALDVLSDAVFHSTFDPDELEREKKVVLEEIRMREDRPQSRLSRVLMENSYVRHPYRWPVIGFPETVRAFTRHDILSYMKRRYTPANISVVVSGDVDPEAAMKRIEDVFGGIPAAETIEQVFSEEPPQEAPRCKEEVMEISEGHLALAFTGIPSFADPRVPALDVLAAILGGAESSRLTLSLKDRLQIVHSIHASSFTPMGPGLFEVVSTLDPQRTREAVFHILQVLYELKYRPVSEEELERAKILIESDFLYSQETMDGEARKAGMFETLTGDPAREFFYLAKVRAVTPEDVKRAAETFFGLQNFTVSLVMPAGKQVALSVEELTDAAIRADAEARKAAGPQTGADRTRIHREVLANGLTVLVQEAPEVPTVSVQLVFPGGVRYETPETNGIYTFLAAAWTKGTTTLSAQEFSEAIEDLGGKIEGFSGQNTFGLQGSFLSRDLENGLALFADALLHPVFAPEELDKLRPILLSRLRSQEDNLASLAIREFRRLLFAPNPYALNPLGSEAVFRTLDSPRLLSLWRERVRPDVGVITVVGDVSSRKIVQTLQRLLGSWTSIDQVPPPQIPAPAPLTEPKTFTLEKKDKNQVHVVLGFPGVSFTSPDRFPLEVLNAVLAGQGGRLFSTLRDQESLAYSVTSLASPGLDYGSFAFYIACAPEKKDAAIQGLWREIYRVIENPIPEEELTRAKNWLIGNHEIDLQTNSARALTFSLNDLYGLGYDFSFRYPSIIRDVKAEDVQRVAREVLRPAHYVLVMVGP